GCAGCATCATAACTCAAGGGTGGATGCTACTTCTTTTAAAGTCTCAGCGGACTTCTTTAATGATGCTATTTCTTCTTCTTTTAAAGACATTTCCAATACTTTTTTTATTCCTGTTTTTCCCACTATGGAAGGTAAGCTGAGGCATATATTATCTATGCCGTACTGTCCCTTCATAAGGCTTGAGACCGTAAGTACAGAGTTTTCATCCCTCAGTATGCACTCCACAATCCTTCTTACCGCAAGGGCTACTGCATAGTAGGTGGCATTCTTCCGCTCAATTATCTTATATGCTGCATTCCTTACATCATCCACAATCGCCTGCTTTTCTGCCTGATCACAGCCTTTATCGCACCGGTCGCAGTATTCGGTAAAGGGGGTTCCCGCTATATTTGTAAGGCTCCACGCAGCTACTTCACTGTCACCATGTTCCCCTATTATGTAGGCGTGTACATTCCTGGGATCTATACCGCACAGCTTGCCCAAGAAAAATCTAAATCGGGAGCTATCCAGCACAGTCCCTGAGCCTATAACCTGATTTGAAGGAAGTCCAGAAACCTTCAGTGTCACATAGGTCAAGATATCCACAGGGTTGGTTACTATAAGATATATAGCCTTATCGTTGTATTTTACCAGCTGCGGCACCATCTCCTTGAATATGGCTGTGTTTTTCTTAACCAGGTCCAAACGTGTCTCTCCTGGCTTTTGATTTGCCCCTGCTGTTATAATTATAATCTCTGCCCCGCTGCATGAGGAGTAATCGCCGTTGTATACCGAGGCAGGAGGTATAAATGCCATGCCGTGGTTTATATCCATTGCTTCTCCTTCTGCTTTTCGGGCGTTTAGGTCTATAAGGGCGATTTCAGGAACAATTCCACTCAATGCCAGGGCAAAAGCTGTAGTTGAACCCACAAAACCGGTCCCAATTATTGCTATTTTATGTGATACTATTGACTCCATATTTTTCTACTCCTTTTTAATTTTTTATTTATAGTATACCACAACATATAACGGATTACACCGTCTTCTGCTATTTGCAGATTTTTAGGACTTGCACCAGTGTGGTATAATAAAGCTTAATGGGGTGTCCACAAAATTATGGAGGTATTGTATGAGGCGACTATGCATATATATTTTGACCTTTTTAATAGTGTTTGGCAATTTTATTACGGCTTATGCTAAACAGCCGGGAAATGTTGTAATGATAATCCTGAATGGGCTTACCCTTGACGACCTTAAAGATAATGACCTTCCAAACATAAAGCGTTTGATAGACACAGGCTGTATAGCGGTTATGAATTCCAATGCCGCAGCGACTAAAAATGAACCCGGCTCTTTCTTGACCATAGGGGCAGGCGTAAGGGCTTACGCAGGGGTAGAGACCGGCCAGGGGTATAATGAAGATGAGGAGTACATAAATGGTAGTGCCGGAGATTTTTACAGTCTTTATACGGGCATGATGCCTTACGGCGAGGTTGTTGTGCCAGGCATATTGCAGATTAAAAAAGCCAATGAGGGCTACTATGAGGACATAAGGCCAGGCCTGATGGGGGAGACGTTAAAAGATGCGGGTATACCCGTAACGGTTCTGGGAAATAGCGACAGGCCGAACATTAAGCGAAGGTATGCCCCATTAATTGGGATGGATGAGGATGGAGTGGTGGCCTATGGCGATGTGAGTTCGAGGATGAACATTGAGGATAGCTCGTACCCCTTTCTGACTAAAACCAATTATGACTATCTCAATGAAAAATTGAAGGACTCACTGGATAGAGGAGGCCTTACCATAGTAGAGCTGGGTGACATGGCGCGTGTAGATGACTTCATGAGCTTCACAAGCCAGGAAAGGGGTATGGCTTTGAGGTCAAAGGTCTTAAGGGATATAGATGAATTTATAGGAAACATATTGAATGAGGTTGATATTTCAAGAGACATGGTTATGATTGTGGACCCATATCCTGGCAGGGATTCCCTGTTGAAACAGGAGATGCTGACGCCTATTATTGTGGCAGGGCCAGGCTTTGGTAATGGTTACCTGAAGTCAGATACAACAAAGAGGCCGGGAATTGTGGCTAACCTTGACGTTGCCGTGACAGTACTGAATTATTTTGGAATAGATAAGCCAGCGGTCATGGCAGGCCACAGGCTCTATAATGGTGGGAGCGGAAGCTTAGAGTCACTCTATGAGATGAACCAGAGGACAACAGCCGTCCATGTAATAAGGCCTGTTGCTGTGAGATATTATGTTGGAGTCCAGATAGGGATACTTTTTGTATCACTGTTGTTTATATATCTTTTGAAGAGGTATGTATATATCATCAAATATCTGCTCATGGGCGACATGCTGGTCCCTTTCATATTGCTTATACTTCCCATGTTTGACATACGGACACTATCTATGACACTGCTCGCAATAACAGGACTATCAGCAGTAATGATATACATCATAAGCCTGTTTCTTAAGGACAGCTACAAGATTGTGACGTTTATCGGGCTTGTGACTGTGTTTGCAATTGCCCTGGACCTTTTTACAGGGGCAAACCTTATAAAGACATCTGTACTTGGTTATGACCCTATCGGCGGAGCCAGGTATTACGGTATAGGAAACGAATATGTAGGTGTGCTGATAGGTGCGGCATTGCTGGGTATTTCCGGCCTTATGGACAGGTATAATATTAGAATTTTGAGGTACATTAGTATAGGTATTATGATGATATTGATATTTCTGGTGGCTGCACCATCTTATGGAACAAACCTTGGCGGCACCATTGCCGCTGCGATGGCGTTTTTCACTTTTGCAATCCTCATAATCAGAAATAAGGTTACATTCCGGGATATCATATATGCCGGCATACTTACAACCGCAGTTGTCCTCTGCCTCTTCATTGTGGATATGTTCATAGGGGCTACACATATAGGAGAGCTGGCAAGGAATGTTGCCACACAGGGGATGGGTGCACTAAATGAGGTGGCTATAAGGAAACTTGCAACCAACCTGAGGCTTATAAGGTATACCATATGGACCAGGGTCCTCTTAGCATCCATTATTGTCCTGGCAGCCCTTTCATACAGGCCCACGGACATGTTAAAGAAATTGTTTGCTGAATATCCTTATCTGTATAAAGGTTTTGTAAGCGGGCTTATCGGCACCTTATTCGTCCTTGTTGCAAATGATTCCGGGATAGTTGCGGCAGCCACACTGATAATATTTATAGTACCTCCTATAGTCATTATGACTATAGACAGGCTTATAGGAGAGCGATACACTTATGAGAATACTTCATCTGGTAAGGAGAAGTGAAGGGGGACTAAAGAGCCATATACTGACCATTGCTAGGGGTTTGGATAAAACCAGGTTTGAAATGGAGATAGCCGCATCTTTTGATGAGCCTACTATAAGATATATAAGTGGAATGGGAATTAAATACTTTCCCGTTGAAATATCGGACAGATCCTCTCCGGGTGAGATACTGAGGGCTGCAGCAAGGCTTAGGGGTATAGTTAAGAAAGAGGGGATTAATCTTGTCCATGCCCATGGGTTTGTGGCAGGACTTGTGGCACAGGTCTCGGGAGTCCAATCTGTAATAACGTTTCATAATTTCCCGCCGGATAAAGGGCTCAAGTGGATAGGCTTCAGGGAAGCGGAAAAATGCCTTGGCAGGCGTACCTGTCAGTACATAGCGGTATCAGAGGCGCTTAGGGAGAGTTTGAGCAGCATA
The nucleotide sequence above comes from Calorimonas adulescens. Encoded proteins:
- a CDS encoding L-lactate dehydrogenase, yielding MESIVSHKIAIIGTGFVGSTTAFALALSGIVPEIALIDLNARKAEGEAMDINHGMAFIPPASVYNGDYSSCSGAEIIIITAGANQKPGETRLDLVKKNTAIFKEMVPQLVKYNDKAIYLIVTNPVDILTYVTLKVSGLPSNQVIGSGTVLDSSRFRFFLGKLCGIDPRNVHAYIIGEHGDSEVAAWSLTNIAGTPFTEYCDRCDKGCDQAEKQAIVDDVRNAAYKIIERKNATYYAVALAVRRIVECILRDENSVLTVSSLMKGQYGIDNICLSLPSIVGKTGIKKVLEMSLKEEEIASLKKSAETLKEVASTLEL